The following are from one region of the Stigmatella ashevillena genome:
- a CDS encoding choice-of-anchor A family protein, with protein MHRHKKRTLFYLALVPCAALAGCLFKTEEEKTVNRGGEMRTADRCEVIPPFTGNFDPELEWAWSGSPILPSHNQVMMTPVVVEVNGDGIPDVVFNTFAGGQYTDNGVLRAISGNDGHDLWAVTDPALRVNPGANIAAGDIDNDGLVEICTEGQSPGKLLCFENTGAFKFQAVSSFPNNTYGAPSLADLNGDGRVEILHSSDVFDSQGNRLWASGAAAPLPFAADIDQDGVQEVIIGGSVYFANGTLKCTGTAPASFSAVGNFDSDPRGEIVLVGNGVVSVMDDNCATLWSTLILGKGGGPPNVADFDNDGQPEIGIAGRSFYSVFETNGGIKWSSPTQDFSSQVTGSSTFDFEGDGRSEVIYGDEVRLRIYDGATGAIRFDVPHASATIYENPVIVDVDGDNNAEIVMPANNFYFPGPTGIRVFRDKRDGWVNTRRIWNQHAYAVTNVNEDGTIPAHPATNWLTPGLNTFRSNSQGSGTTSPFAAADLVASEVVASCDSATEQLTLSASVRNQGDAAASSGLKVSFFRGNPTQGGTLLGVATIANVLPAQGSAIATITLNPAPGGLAEVFVVADNDGTGTGREQECREDNNTASAQVSLACSRCAEVRLNDANLFLLEDYTGGHDVQGKVAAGGNIDMTDFAVGAGLPDTQTSNTLVAGGNLTLSRGGVWGDAWYGGNYSADTAVVYSRGAVTQGTPIYFAARFGELRRLSSQLAALTANGTTTREPWGGIMLHGTDLDVNVFDVSASAFNGAALWSIDAPADSLVVVNIRGGSASFSGFSTTFSGGIDQHGVLYHFVDATSITAQGFGFWGTVLAPYAHVNFSNGSWDGGIYALSLTGNAEGHVNPLNDRDICE; from the coding sequence ATGCACCGTCACAAGAAGAGGACTCTTTTCTACTTGGCCTTGGTCCCCTGCGCCGCTCTGGCCGGATGTCTATTCAAGACTGAAGAAGAGAAGACAGTTAACCGCGGCGGCGAGATGAGGACGGCTGACCGCTGCGAGGTCATCCCCCCCTTCACGGGCAACTTCGATCCAGAACTGGAATGGGCCTGGAGCGGAAGCCCGATCCTGCCCTCCCATAACCAGGTGATGATGACCCCCGTGGTGGTGGAAGTGAATGGGGATGGAATTCCGGATGTGGTGTTCAACACGTTCGCGGGGGGTCAATACACGGACAACGGGGTGCTGCGCGCCATCAGCGGCAACGACGGACACGATCTGTGGGCGGTGACGGATCCAGCCCTGCGCGTGAACCCCGGTGCCAACATCGCCGCAGGAGACATCGACAATGACGGGCTCGTCGAAATCTGCACGGAGGGGCAGAGCCCGGGCAAGTTGCTCTGCTTCGAGAACACAGGGGCCTTCAAGTTCCAGGCTGTCAGCAGCTTCCCTAACAACACCTACGGAGCTCCCTCTCTGGCCGATCTCAACGGTGATGGCAGAGTCGAGATCCTCCACAGTTCCGATGTCTTTGATAGCCAGGGCAACCGGCTCTGGGCAAGCGGAGCCGCTGCCCCACTCCCCTTCGCAGCTGACATCGATCAAGACGGCGTCCAAGAAGTAATCATTGGCGGAAGTGTATACTTTGCCAATGGCACCCTGAAATGCACAGGCACTGCTCCAGCGAGCTTCTCGGCCGTGGGGAACTTCGACTCAGATCCTCGAGGAGAGATTGTTCTGGTAGGAAATGGCGTGGTCTCGGTCATGGACGACAACTGCGCCACGCTCTGGTCGACCCTCATTCTCGGAAAAGGGGGTGGCCCTCCCAATGTCGCGGACTTCGACAACGATGGACAGCCGGAAATCGGCATTGCCGGCCGGTCTTTCTATTCCGTGTTCGAGACCAACGGCGGCATCAAGTGGTCAAGTCCGACGCAGGATTTCAGTTCACAGGTGACGGGCTCGTCCACGTTCGACTTCGAAGGAGACGGCCGCTCGGAGGTGATCTATGGCGACGAGGTCCGTTTGCGCATCTACGACGGCGCCACCGGTGCCATCCGTTTCGACGTCCCGCACGCCTCGGCCACCATCTACGAGAACCCCGTCATTGTTGACGTGGATGGCGACAACAATGCAGAAATCGTCATGCCCGCCAACAACTTTTACTTCCCAGGCCCCACGGGCATTCGCGTGTTCAGGGACAAGCGAGATGGCTGGGTCAACACCCGCCGGATCTGGAACCAGCACGCTTACGCTGTTACCAATGTCAATGAAGATGGGACCATTCCCGCGCATCCCGCGACGAACTGGCTCACCCCCGGCCTGAACACATTCCGATCCAACAGCCAGGGCTCCGGCACCACCAGCCCTTTCGCTGCAGCGGACTTGGTCGCCTCAGAAGTGGTGGCCTCGTGCGACAGTGCCACCGAGCAACTGACGCTCAGCGCGAGCGTGCGCAATCAAGGAGACGCTGCGGCCTCCTCAGGTCTGAAGGTCTCTTTCTTCCGGGGCAACCCCACTCAGGGGGGCACGCTGCTCGGCGTGGCAACGATTGCCAACGTGCTCCCAGCTCAGGGAAGTGCCATCGCCACGATCACCTTGAATCCCGCGCCTGGCGGACTTGCAGAGGTCTTCGTGGTCGCGGATAACGACGGCACAGGCACGGGCCGTGAGCAGGAATGCCGCGAGGACAACAACACCGCGTCCGCTCAAGTGAGTCTTGCCTGTAGCCGATGCGCGGAAGTCCGCCTGAATGATGCCAACCTCTTCCTGCTTGAGGACTACACGGGGGGCCACGACGTTCAGGGCAAGGTGGCGGCGGGCGGCAATATCGACATGACTGACTTCGCCGTGGGCGCGGGGCTTCCAGACACCCAGACCTCCAACACCCTGGTAGCGGGCGGCAACCTGACCCTCTCGCGCGGCGGGGTGTGGGGGGATGCCTGGTATGGCGGCAACTACAGCGCCGACACGGCCGTGGTCTATTCCCGAGGAGCCGTGACGCAGGGAACGCCCATCTACTTCGCCGCACGGTTCGGTGAGCTGCGCAGGCTGTCCTCACAGCTGGCGGCATTGACGGCCAATGGAACCACCACGCGTGAGCCCTGGGGCGGCATCATGCTCCACGGTACAGACCTGGACGTGAATGTCTTTGACGTGAGTGCCAGTGCTTTCAACGGCGCGGCGCTGTGGTCCATTGACGCGCCAGCCGACTCCCTCGTCGTGGTCAACATTCGCGGCGGATCGGCCTCGTTCAGTGGCTTCAGCACCACCTTCAGCGGCGGCATCGATCAGCACGGTGTCCTCTATCACTTCGTTGACGCCACAAGCATCACCGCCCAGGGTTTTGGTTTCTGGGGTACGGTGTTGGCACCGTATGCTCACGTCAATTTCAGCAACGGCAGTTGGGATGGCGGCATCTACGCCCTGTCGCTGACGGGCAATGCAGAAGGCCACGTCAACCCACTGAACGACCGCGACATCTGCGAATAG
- a CDS encoding Dickkopf N-terminal cysteine-rich domain-containing protein: MKRTMLAVFAVLAVACSDSEGGDGGGGGGGDDELPAGLCSASVKCPDGQFCFNGICALGCTSNSNCGSDMYCDTQDVGPLYFCKNKSVPTCSSDSQCAASQMCLKGFCSLKPPEVKPTCSPDKAGSADDGCDKYAICSDPNEENATQADAYCASFPPCPESGMCPTGQFGALCNDGYIPGKARFCMEGLCKDNAQCPSNWSCVKPFANAVVGFCSSGAMGMPCTSNAQCASNNCMVIPGTPGICM, from the coding sequence GTGAAACGGACGATGTTGGCTGTGTTCGCTGTACTGGCAGTGGCGTGTAGCGATTCGGAAGGCGGGGATGGAGGCGGGGGTGGCGGGGGTGATGATGAGCTGCCCGCAGGTTTGTGCAGTGCCTCGGTCAAGTGCCCGGACGGGCAGTTCTGCTTCAATGGCATCTGTGCCCTTGGCTGCACGTCGAACAGCAATTGTGGCAGCGACATGTATTGCGACACCCAGGACGTGGGGCCGCTGTACTTCTGCAAGAACAAGTCGGTGCCGACCTGCTCTTCGGACAGTCAGTGCGCTGCTTCTCAGATGTGCCTCAAGGGTTTCTGCAGCCTGAAGCCGCCCGAGGTGAAGCCCACGTGCAGCCCGGACAAGGCGGGCTCCGCGGACGATGGCTGTGACAAGTACGCCATCTGCAGTGATCCCAACGAGGAGAACGCCACCCAGGCGGATGCCTACTGCGCCTCGTTCCCTCCGTGCCCGGAGAGCGGCATGTGCCCGACGGGGCAGTTCGGTGCCCTCTGCAACGACGGTTACATTCCTGGCAAGGCCCGCTTCTGCATGGAGGGGCTCTGCAAGGACAACGCGCAGTGCCCCTCCAACTGGAGCTGCGTGAAGCCCTTCGCCAATGCCGTGGTGGGGTTCTGCAGCTCGGGCGCCATGGGGATGCCCTGCACGAGCAACGCACAGTGCGCCAGCAACAACTGCATGGTGATTCCGGGAACGCCGGGCATTTGTATGTAG
- the ltrA gene encoding group II intron reverse transcriptase/maturase, whose product MHRFWGMYVHLTRLETLEAAYLEARHNGGAPGADGVTFEAIESQGRGEFLSELARELEEERYTPKPYRRREIPKEGGKVRTISIPTIRDRVVQGALRLLLEPVFEADFSAHSFGARPGRSAHQAVDEVRKGMNHQKHLAVDVDLKSFFDTIRHDRMMEKVARRVQDGRVLALVKQFLKSTGGCGIPQGSPLSPLLANVALNDLDHALGKGKGYLTYVRYLDDMVVLTFNSKRGWRWAERALERIREEAEAIGVQLNKEKTRTVLLTEKGAMFAFLGFEFRWKPNPTIRKGYAHTSPRKKKLTEVLRKVRDVLHGSRHLSVQEAVVQVNPVLRGWVNYFRVGNSSRAFDKVKWQVELKVRRFAVKKLKRRGFGWTRWSSDVVYRMWGLFNDYRIRYYTAAKAGALPKGIITPMR is encoded by the coding sequence ATGCATCGTTTCTGGGGAATGTACGTTCACCTCACCCGGCTGGAGACCCTCGAAGCCGCCTACCTCGAAGCCCGCCACAATGGCGGTGCTCCCGGGGCGGACGGCGTGACGTTCGAGGCCATCGAGAGCCAGGGACGCGGCGAGTTCCTGTCGGAGCTCGCACGGGAGTTGGAGGAGGAGCGGTACACCCCCAAGCCGTACCGACGAAGAGAGATTCCAAAGGAGGGCGGCAAGGTCCGCACCATCTCGATTCCAACGATTCGAGACCGGGTGGTCCAAGGCGCGCTTCGGTTGCTGCTGGAACCCGTCTTCGAAGCCGACTTCTCGGCACATTCGTTCGGGGCGAGACCTGGGCGCTCGGCACATCAGGCCGTGGACGAAGTGCGCAAGGGGATGAACCACCAGAAGCACCTGGCCGTGGATGTGGACTTGAAGTCCTTCTTCGACACCATTCGGCACGACCGGATGATGGAGAAGGTGGCGCGCAGAGTCCAAGACGGCCGAGTGCTCGCCCTGGTGAAGCAATTCCTGAAGAGCACGGGTGGGTGCGGAATCCCGCAAGGGTCTCCGCTCTCGCCGCTGTTGGCCAACGTGGCGCTGAACGACTTGGACCACGCCCTGGGGAAGGGCAAAGGTTATCTCACCTATGTGAGGTACCTCGATGACATGGTGGTGCTCACCTTCAACTCGAAGCGAGGATGGAGGTGGGCGGAGCGTGCGCTGGAGCGCATCCGCGAAGAAGCGGAGGCCATCGGCGTGCAGCTGAACAAGGAGAAGACCCGGACGGTGTTGCTGACCGAGAAGGGGGCCATGTTCGCGTTCCTCGGCTTCGAGTTCCGCTGGAAGCCGAACCCCACCATCCGGAAGGGGTATGCACACACGAGCCCGCGAAAGAAGAAGCTCACCGAGGTCCTCCGCAAGGTCAGGGATGTCCTCCACGGCAGCCGGCACCTGTCGGTGCAGGAGGCGGTGGTCCAAGTCAACCCGGTCCTTCGCGGTTGGGTGAACTACTTCCGAGTGGGGAACTCGAGCCGAGCATTCGACAAGGTGAAGTGGCAGGTCGAACTCAAGGTGAGACGGTTCGCGGTGAAGAAACTGAAGCGAAGGGGCTTCGGCTGGACGAGGTGGAGTAGCGACGTCGTGTACAGGATGTGGGGTCTCTTCAACGACTACCGCATCCGGTACTACACCGCCGCGAAAGCGGGCGCCCTGCCGAAAGGAATCATAACCCCGATGAGATGA
- a CDS encoding IS66 family transposase: protein MHADETRWFLLDKGPGKKWYARTVASPDTVYHRILPSCFGATAQTVFGDYAGVVVVNGYAAYQAATKPGANEPVKATLAFLLGARATQVRVGAKGRSLLPAGVGAHRKTVCH, encoded by the coding sequence CTGCACGCGGATGAGACACGCTGGTTCCTGTTGGACAAGGGGCCCGGGAAGAAGTGGTACGCGAGGACGGTGGCCTCGCCCGACACGGTGTACCACCGGATTCTGCCCAGCTGCTTCGGGGCTACGGCCCAAACCGTGTTCGGGGACTACGCGGGCGTCGTCGTGGTGAATGGGTATGCGGCCTACCAGGCGGCCACAAAGCCCGGTGCGAACGAGCCCGTCAAGGCGACCCTGGCCTTTCTGTTGGGCGCACGTGCGACGCAAGTTCGTGTAGGCGCTAAAGGTCGATCCTTGCTGCCAGCAGGTGTTGGAGCTCATCGGAAAACTGTATGCCATTGA
- a CDS encoding general secretion pathway protein GspE translates to MRLGELLIQEKLITRQGLEEALESQVVHGGRLGTNLLELGLLSEKDLARMLGQLHGCAHASGELTPEAQSLKLVNLNDADKRDYLPMRVDSTRLSVAVMNPHDYAMLDALAFKTGKRVVPVVVPEFRMNQLLRRYCKAFRPLRAIDMNAVRPSKTLQEASGEPVKPIKAAELISEEEFQSVYAQALTGGARSDYLNDLLEEEEEVITGEEVSLEPAPAPAYETEAAPAYEAEATPAYEAEAGPAYEAEAGPAYEAEAPPAYEAEAAPAYEAEAAPAYEAEAAAAYAAEAGPAYEAEAASFEEERAEEEVITGEEVYEPTEEYVPSEEAPSSAHRATIPMWSVPAEPILEGDPFASAPPVPDAPAPRYEGPPLPSAPPKHIPFIPGPSEAPASRRQTLSFIPVPSDVAPPPSQPLALPPVAPVVPPVQAPRARARVPVPPVAKPLPAVPGKAAPRKEVAAKPAPPPKLSFAEAQAQLAKSIDREDVATNVLRYAMGKWRRCLLLSVQGSLVTGWHGMGKGVREGAVRRIGVALREQSTFRLVRDTRSHYVGPIRRDAAMAVFYRLLGADKRPDPTYPKTAVILPLLVRGKVVHLLYLDNGPDQLTPPTDVGELLILAQSVGRSYEAMIRRRKSA, encoded by the coding sequence ATGCGCCTCGGGGAACTGCTCATCCAGGAGAAGCTCATCACGCGCCAGGGGCTCGAGGAGGCGCTGGAGTCCCAGGTCGTTCACGGTGGGCGCCTGGGAACGAACCTGCTGGAACTGGGGCTTCTCTCGGAGAAGGACCTGGCGCGGATGCTCGGCCAGCTCCACGGATGTGCCCACGCCTCCGGGGAGCTGACGCCGGAAGCCCAGTCGTTGAAGCTGGTGAACCTCAACGATGCGGACAAGCGGGACTACCTGCCGATGCGGGTGGACTCGACGCGGCTGAGCGTCGCGGTGATGAACCCGCACGACTACGCGATGCTCGATGCGCTGGCGTTCAAGACGGGCAAGCGGGTGGTGCCGGTGGTCGTCCCCGAGTTCCGGATGAACCAGTTGCTGCGCCGGTACTGCAAGGCGTTCCGGCCGCTGCGCGCCATCGACATGAATGCCGTCCGCCCCTCCAAGACGTTGCAGGAGGCGTCGGGCGAGCCGGTCAAGCCGATCAAGGCGGCGGAGCTCATCAGCGAAGAGGAGTTCCAGTCGGTCTACGCCCAGGCGCTCACCGGCGGGGCCCGGTCGGATTACCTCAACGATCTTCTGGAGGAAGAGGAAGAGGTCATCACCGGCGAGGAGGTGAGCCTCGAACCCGCGCCTGCGCCTGCCTACGAAACAGAGGCCGCGCCTGCCTACGAAGCAGAGGCTACGCCTGCCTACGAAGCGGAGGCCGGGCCTGCCTATGAAGCGGAGGCCGGGCCTGCCTACGAAGCAGAGGCCCCGCCTGCCTACGAGGCGGAGGCTGCACCTGCCTACGAGGCGGAGGCTGCACCTGCCTACGAAGCAGAGGCCGCGGCTGCCTACGCGGCAGAGGCCGGGCCTGCCTACGAGGCGGAGGCCGCTTCCTTTGAGGAGGAGAGAGCCGAGGAAGAGGTCATCACCGGCGAGGAGGTCTACGAGCCCACGGAAGAGTATGTTCCCTCCGAGGAGGCTCCATCCTCCGCTCATCGGGCGACCATCCCGATGTGGTCGGTGCCCGCGGAACCCATCCTGGAGGGGGACCCCTTCGCGAGCGCCCCTCCTGTGCCGGACGCTCCCGCGCCTCGGTACGAGGGCCCCCCCCTTCCGTCCGCCCCCCCCAAGCACATCCCCTTCATTCCGGGTCCCTCGGAGGCACCTGCCTCGCGCCGTCAGACGCTGTCCTTCATCCCGGTGCCCTCGGATGTGGCCCCGCCCCCCTCTCAGCCGCTGGCGCTCCCCCCCGTGGCCCCCGTGGTGCCGCCGGTTCAAGCGCCTCGGGCCCGGGCCCGGGTGCCCGTGCCTCCCGTCGCGAAGCCCCTGCCCGCGGTGCCTGGCAAGGCCGCGCCCCGGAAAGAGGTGGCCGCCAAGCCAGCACCTCCTCCAAAGCTCTCCTTCGCCGAGGCCCAGGCGCAGCTTGCCAAGAGCATCGATCGCGAGGACGTGGCCACCAACGTGCTGCGCTATGCGATGGGCAAATGGCGGCGGTGTCTGCTGCTGTCCGTCCAGGGCAGTCTGGTAACCGGCTGGCATGGAATGGGGAAGGGGGTCCGCGAGGGGGCCGTGCGCCGCATCGGTGTCGCGCTGCGCGAGCAGAGCACCTTCCGCTTGGTGCGCGACACGCGTTCGCACTACGTGGGTCCCATCCGCCGGGATGCCGCGATGGCCGTCTTCTACCGGTTGCTGGGCGCGGACAAGCGACCCGATCCCACCTACCCGAAGACCGCGGTGATTCTCCCGTTGCTCGTGCGTGGCAAGGTCGTCCACCTGCTGTATCTGGACAACGGGCCGGATCAGCTCACGCCCCCCACCGACGTGGGCGAACTGCTCATCCTCGCTCAGAGCGTGGGCCGCTCGTACGAGGCGATGATCCGGCGCCGCAAGAGCGCCTGA
- a CDS encoding serine/threonine-protein kinase has protein sequence MTGELLAGRYQLEQELGRGGMATVFLATDLRLARRVAVKVMHPGGDGQRAERFRREAELVASLKHPNVLEIHDFGEDAERGPFLVCEWVQGESLRELAQRLSPVPSEVAAVLAWELARALGEAHGRGVVHRDVKPENVLVARGGPLKLADFGIAALEDQERLTSTGAVTGSLAYMAPERIDTGAFSPASDVYAVGVILFELCAGTTPHEGKGSAHLAVSVMTKDAPELAERVPGTPEPLSALVARCLARDARDRPPNGEELAALLEDVVSRIAGPPSEESRAFFLDPSGYSARRREARFQHLLSEGRAWLAKGQGAQAAKVLNGALVLRPEAPEVMALLRQRPRSGRSKAWGVGAVLVGVGALAWGAYPWRPSPPPEQVPAVPVSVPTPALPEEAQAAVVPKALPPPKPQAVSSPPSSKGKVPPRRGPVEARSEPATPARPAVSDSPQDPLPAPVSTEPGTLKVATRPWAEVFVDGTSRGYTPRVRELSLSPGSHRLRYVNPLCDTVEEVLQVSPGETVTREVTLQVTKAELSIVAPEGALVAVDGVEVGEAPLTVAVNVTQGVHVISARVPGRSLLQREVNVVAGKRIQVVLKETR, from the coding sequence ATGACGGGTGAATTGCTGGCGGGCCGGTACCAGTTGGAACAGGAACTGGGGCGTGGAGGCATGGCGACGGTGTTCCTGGCCACGGACCTGCGGCTGGCGCGGCGGGTGGCGGTGAAGGTGATGCACCCGGGAGGGGATGGGCAGCGGGCCGAGCGCTTCCGCCGGGAAGCGGAGCTGGTGGCCTCGCTCAAGCACCCCAACGTGCTGGAGATTCACGACTTTGGCGAGGATGCGGAGCGCGGCCCCTTCCTGGTGTGCGAATGGGTGCAGGGCGAGAGCCTGCGCGAGCTGGCCCAGCGGCTTTCGCCTGTCCCTTCCGAGGTGGCGGCGGTGCTGGCCTGGGAACTGGCCCGGGCGCTCGGGGAGGCGCATGGGCGGGGCGTGGTGCATCGGGACGTGAAGCCGGAGAACGTGCTGGTGGCGCGGGGGGGGCCGCTGAAGCTGGCGGACTTCGGCATCGCCGCGCTGGAGGATCAGGAGCGGTTGACGAGCACCGGGGCCGTCACGGGCTCGCTGGCGTACATGGCGCCCGAGCGCATCGACACGGGCGCGTTCTCTCCCGCCTCGGATGTCTACGCGGTGGGGGTGATCCTCTTCGAGCTGTGCGCGGGCACGACGCCGCATGAAGGCAAGGGCAGTGCGCACCTGGCCGTCTCGGTGATGACGAAGGATGCGCCGGAGTTGGCGGAGCGGGTGCCGGGCACGCCCGAGCCCCTGAGCGCGCTGGTGGCGCGGTGTCTCGCGCGGGATGCGAGGGATCGGCCTCCGAATGGCGAGGAGCTGGCGGCGCTGCTGGAGGACGTGGTGAGCCGCATCGCCGGGCCTCCCTCGGAGGAATCCCGGGCCTTCTTCCTGGACCCATCGGGGTACTCCGCGCGTCGGCGAGAGGCCCGGTTTCAGCACCTGCTGAGCGAGGGTCGCGCATGGCTGGCGAAGGGGCAGGGGGCGCAGGCTGCCAAGGTCCTCAATGGCGCCCTGGTGCTGCGGCCAGAGGCTCCCGAGGTGATGGCCCTGTTGCGCCAGCGCCCAAGGTCTGGACGCTCGAAGGCCTGGGGGGTGGGTGCGGTGCTGGTGGGCGTGGGAGCCCTGGCATGGGGGGCGTACCCGTGGCGTCCGTCTCCGCCGCCCGAGCAGGTCCCCGCCGTGCCGGTCAGTGTGCCCACCCCGGCCCTGCCAGAGGAAGCGCAGGCGGCCGTGGTTCCAAAAGCCCTCCCTCCGCCGAAGCCCCAGGCGGTCTCGAGTCCGCCCTCTTCCAAGGGGAAGGTTCCTCCCCGGCGAGGCCCGGTGGAGGCCCGGTCAGAGCCCGCCACGCCCGCCCGGCCTGCCGTTTCCGACAGTCCCCAAGACCCCCTCCCGGCGCCCGTGTCCACGGAACCTGGGACGCTGAAGGTGGCCACCCGCCCTTGGGCCGAAGTCTTCGTGGATGGAACGAGCCGGGGTTACACACCGCGCGTGAGGGAGCTGAGCCTGTCGCCGGGGTCGCACCGGTTGCGCTACGTCAACCCGTTGTGTGACACCGTGGAAGAAGTCCTCCAAGTGTCTCCAGGAGAGACGGTGACACGCGAGGTGACGCTCCAGGTGACCAAGGCAGAGCTCTCCATTGTCGCGCCAGAGGGGGCCCTCGTCGCGGTTGATGGGGTGGAGGTAGGCGAGGCCCCGCTGACTGTGGCCGTGAATGTCACGCAGGGGGTGCATGTCATCTCGGCCCGGGTTCCCGGCAGGAGCCTGTTGCAACGCGAGGTGAACGTGGTGGCGGGTAAGCGCATCCAGGTCGTGTTGAAGGAGACGCGATGA
- a CDS encoding sigma 54-interacting transcriptional regulator gives MPVLLLLPDGRRLPLEKPVVSVGTDAACDVVLAASGVKPSHALLFRDGHGWSVSPASKGCDVRVRGKRVEVAMLVPGDAFSVGSAVLTLVSAEEAPPRANALAEPASSGRLATVLADFAARLLVQRPAAELLEAAMRGLTETAGADVGFLVWMEGERRQVLCSTGPVPEAAVVDSLVDRVMASGAPVWVPDVAADAGLRGAPSVVALKLTSTLVLPLRVGPSLAAIYLGRRVGSPPFASSDLEEAMALSSLAALLLATSRELTELRAQVDSLTKRIEAATFEGLIGESSAMRQLYRQVERLGPTSLNVLIQGETGTGKEWVARALHRRSGRRGRLVAINCAALPESLIERELFGHARGAFSGAGSDRAGLVEAAEGGTLFLDEIGDMPLSLQSRLLRVVQEREVTRLGESRARKVDMRVVSASHKPLQGMVEQGTFRSDLLFRLDEVRVEVPPLRERGDDVLLIAHHVLSQEGRRARGFTQKATEALRGHPFPGNVRELVSRVRRAAVLASGELLGPEDLELGGDSAPLTPLDEARDAFVQRYVREAIARSGGSKKDAAQALGIGLRSLFRYLGEEG, from the coding sequence ATGCCGGTTCTTCTGCTCCTCCCCGATGGCCGCCGCCTTCCCCTGGAAAAGCCGGTGGTGTCCGTGGGCACCGATGCTGCCTGTGATGTCGTCCTCGCCGCGTCCGGGGTGAAGCCCAGCCACGCCTTGTTGTTCCGGGACGGCCATGGCTGGTCGGTGTCTCCGGCGAGCAAGGGCTGTGACGTGCGGGTGCGCGGCAAACGGGTGGAGGTGGCGATGCTCGTTCCGGGCGATGCCTTCTCCGTGGGCAGCGCCGTCCTCACCCTGGTCTCGGCCGAGGAGGCCCCGCCCAGAGCGAACGCCCTGGCCGAGCCCGCTTCCTCGGGGCGACTCGCCACGGTGCTGGCGGACTTCGCGGCGCGGCTGCTGGTGCAGCGCCCCGCGGCCGAGCTGCTGGAAGCCGCCATGCGGGGGCTGACGGAGACGGCGGGCGCGGACGTGGGCTTCCTCGTTTGGATGGAAGGGGAGCGGCGCCAGGTGCTGTGCTCCACGGGGCCCGTTCCGGAGGCCGCGGTGGTGGACAGCTTGGTGGACCGGGTGATGGCCTCGGGGGCGCCCGTGTGGGTGCCGGACGTGGCCGCGGACGCGGGGCTGCGCGGAGCCCCCAGCGTGGTCGCCCTCAAACTCACCTCCACGTTGGTGTTGCCCCTGCGCGTGGGGCCTTCCCTCGCGGCCATCTACCTGGGGCGGCGGGTGGGCAGCCCTCCCTTCGCCTCCAGCGATCTGGAGGAGGCCATGGCGCTCTCCTCCCTGGCGGCGCTGCTGTTGGCCACCTCGCGCGAGCTGACCGAGCTGCGCGCTCAAGTGGACAGCCTCACGAAGCGGATCGAGGCCGCCACCTTCGAAGGGCTCATCGGCGAATCGTCGGCCATGCGCCAGCTGTACCGGCAGGTGGAACGGCTGGGCCCCACCTCGCTCAACGTGCTGATCCAGGGCGAGACGGGCACGGGCAAGGAGTGGGTGGCCCGGGCGCTGCACCGGCGCAGCGGGCGGCGCGGGCGGCTGGTGGCCATCAACTGCGCGGCGCTGCCCGAGTCTCTCATCGAGCGGGAGCTGTTCGGGCACGCGCGGGGCGCCTTCTCGGGGGCGGGTTCGGACCGGGCGGGGCTGGTGGAGGCCGCGGAAGGGGGCACGCTCTTCCTCGATGAAATCGGAGACATGCCCCTGTCGCTCCAGTCCCGGTTGCTGCGGGTGGTCCAGGAGCGGGAGGTGACACGGCTGGGGGAGAGCCGGGCGCGCAAGGTGGACATGCGCGTTGTCTCGGCCTCGCACAAGCCGCTCCAGGGGATGGTGGAACAGGGCACCTTCCGCTCGGACCTGCTGTTCCGGCTGGACGAGGTCCGGGTGGAGGTGCCGCCCTTGCGCGAGCGAGGCGACGACGTGCTGCTCATCGCCCACCATGTCTTGTCCCAGGAGGGCCGGAGAGCCCGGGGCTTCACCCAGAAGGCCACCGAGGCGCTGAGAGGGCACCCTTTTCCAGGCAACGTGCGCGAGTTGGTGTCGCGGGTGCGGCGCGCGGCGGTGCTGGCCTCGGGGGAGCTGTTGGGGCCCGAAGACTTGGAGCTGGGGGGAGACTCCGCGCCCCTGACGCCGCTGGATGAGGCCCGGGATGCCTTCGTGCAGCGGTACGTGCGCGAGGCCATCGCCCGCAGTGGCGGGAGCAAGAAGGACGCGGCACAAGCGCTCGGAATCGGGCTGCGCTCGCTGTTCCGCTATCTGGGAGAAGAGGGCTGA
- a CDS encoding YccF domain-containing protein, translating to MRLLLNVLWVVFGGGFIIWLEYLLGGLLLCLTIVGIPFGLQCFKLAWLGLLPFGKDILDEPGANPVGCVLNVFWIIVAGIWIFLSHLGLALGLAVTIIGIPFAIQHVKLAMLALAPFGKRVRS from the coding sequence ATGCGCCTGCTCCTGAATGTCCTCTGGGTTGTGTTCGGCGGTGGTTTCATCATCTGGCTTGAGTACTTGCTCGGAGGCTTGCTGCTCTGCCTCACCATCGTTGGGATTCCCTTTGGGTTGCAGTGCTTCAAGCTCGCCTGGCTCGGGCTGCTGCCTTTCGGCAAAGACATCCTCGATGAGCCAGGGGCCAACCCTGTCGGCTGCGTGCTGAATGTCTTCTGGATCATCGTTGCCGGCATCTGGATCTTCCTGAGCCATCTCGGACTGGCCCTGGGCCTGGCGGTGACGATCATCGGCATTCCCTTCGCCATCCAGCACGTGAAGCTCGCGATGCTGGCCCTGGCGCCCTTCGGGAAGCGCGTGCGCTCGTAG